The uncultured Bacteroides sp. DNA segment CACGTTACATTATGCTGATACGGAACAAGGAAATCGCTTGATCATAGCTTTCGAACCTGTCGTAATTGCGAAACAAGAGAAAATCAAGAAAACCGTTTTGCTATTGGAAGATAAGGAAGAGATGGTTTGGCTGATAACTGCCCTGCTTTCGGACGAATACGAAGTTCGTTCAGTAAAAAGCATACAGTTGGCATTTGATGAGATGCGTAAGTTGGCTCCGACTTTGTTTCTGGTAGACATGCTTATGTATGCCGATGCCGAAAGTTCCTTTATGAAGTATATCAATAAGAATCGTCCAATGCTGTCGAAAACAGCATTTATTCCCATGCTGACGTGGAAGGTCAGTTCATTGATGCAGCGCGAATTGCTTTTGTGGGCAGATTCCTATATTGTTCTTCCTTATGATATTCCATTCTTGAAAGAAGTCATTCATAAAGTGATTTACGGAAAACAGGAAGCTAAGCATATCTATATGGAAGATCTGGAAGGATGGACAAATTCGATCGTCTGTACTACCACCGAAGAGGCAGACTTTATAAGAAAACTCCTGCAAGTGATTGAACAGAATCTGGATCGTGAAGATTTAGGCTCCACCTTTATTGCTGAACAGATGCTGATAAGTCCCCGCCAATTTTACCGCAAGTTAAAAGAAATATCAGGCATGTCCCCAAGCGATTTAATTAAAGATTATCGAATGGAAAAAGCTGCTCGCTTGTTACGAGATGAGAAGTTATCCATCCAAGATGTTATTTCTGATATTGGCATTTCCAGTCGTGCCTATTTTTACAAAGAGTTCACTCGCAAGTTCGGCATGACTCCGAAGGTTTATCGAGAGCAATTACAAAAACATGAATGACAGTTTGTGAAAGAAGCCACTTGACCTGGCTTTTATTTGGTATGTGAACGTATTGCGCTCTTTTTATTGGAGAACTCTTGTACTCTTATTACTCCTCTGTATTATTTATCTAATTGATTTATAAGGTATTACCTTGTACTCTCAATTACCTCTTGTCCTTTGAACAGACATTTTTTCTCTCTTTTTAATTTTGGCTTGTGGGAGTATCAAATACGATTTCTTATTCCATTAATTTGCATCCATGAGATTCAACGTGTTTGATAACCTTAGTATTAATTTAAATCGAGTAGAATGAATTTGTTTGAAATGAAAAGACGTCACATCAGATCATTATGGATGCTGTTATTGTTGCTCACATGTAGTGTAGCGGTACGGGCACAAGGCAATCCTGTTACAGGGCGTGTTTCTGATGAGAAAGGAGAGTTGCTCATAGGAGTGAGCATTCTGGAGAAAGGAACTACAAACGGTGTTATTACCGACATAAACGGTCAGTATTCCTTAAAGCTGTCGACCGGTAATCCTATTTTGGTAGTTTCCTATATAGGACATAAGTCACAAGAGATCAAAGTCGCCAAACAGAGAGTTATCGATATTGTTTTGGCGGAAGACGTATCGGCGCTAGATGAAGTCGTAGTAGTAGGTTATGGCAACCAGCGCAAAGTCTCTGTTGTCGGAGCACAATCGGCCTTGAATATGAAAGACGTCAAAATGCCTGCAGGCAAGTTGTCCTCTGTTATTTCCGGACGTATTGCGGGAGTGGTTGCTGTGCAGCGTAGCGGCGAGCCGGGACACGACGAATCGGATATATGGATTCGTGGTATATCCTCTTTGCTTGGACAAAGTTCTAGGCCATTGGTGCTGGTAGATGGTGTGGAACGCAGTTTTAATAACATTGATCCCGAAGACATCGAATCTTTCACTGTACTGAAAGATGCCTCCGCCACAGCCGTTTACGGTGTGCGTGGTGCTAATGGAGTTGTTATTGTGAAAACCAAGCCCGGGCGGGTCGGAAAACCGCAATTTAGTGTAGACTATTATGAAAGCTTCACTCGTCTGACAAAAAAAGTAGATATGGCAGATGCTTATACCTATATGGATGCACGCAATGAGGCACAGATGAATGCAAATGGCACCCTCAAGTATTCGGATGCTTACATCGAGGCTACTAAGAAAGCCAATGGTTTGCTACCTAATGACAATACACGCTTGTACAATCCGTATTTGTATCCAGCTATCGACTGGGCAGACCAATTATTTAATGATTGGGGGCATAACCGTCGCGGGAATATCAATATTCGTGGTGGTGTACCCAATGCAAACTACTATGTGTCATTGAGTTATTATGGTGAAACAGGTATGACCCGTAACTTCAAATTGGAGAACTACAACACTCAAATGAAGTATGATCGCTATAATTTTACTTCCAACCTGAATTTGAAGCCGACATCCAAGACTACTATCGACTTGGGCTTTTCCGGTAATATGGGACAAGGACACTATCCACAGACTAGTACAAATGCATTATATGCCGCCAGCATGGATGTCAATCCAGTGATGTATCCTTTATTACTACCCAATGGAACAGTGTCTGGTATCAACTCGCAGCAAAAATTCAACCCTTATGGTTTGCTGGCTCGCGGTGGTTATTATGACGAGTTTTCCAGCCAACTAAATTCGAATATTCGTGTAACACAAGATCTCGATTTTGGGGGATTTAGTAAAGGACTTTCCGTATCTCTCATGGTAGCCTTCGATACCTATAATTCACGCAAGAGACAGTATAATCGTAACGAACCGATGTACAAATTTGCCGGAAAGACGGATGAAAACGGGCTTTGGATAGAAGATACTTTATTTGACGAAGAAACAGGAGACTATCTATACTCTCTATTGAAGGAAGCAGACGGGAGTCTAGAACTTCAGACACCGGAGCATTCGAGTAACCGAACTGTCTATACCGAAGGATCTTTGAACTATGATCGCAGTTTTGGTGCTCATCGTGTTGGTGCTCTATTGCTCTATAACCAGAAGGTTTATTGGGATTTGAATGCAGAAGACGTCATTGGGGGGATGCCTTATAAACAACGTGGTTTTGCCGGACGTGCCACTTACTCTTGGAACGACCGCTACTTTGCTGAGTTCAACCTTGGTATCAACGGATCGGAGAACTTTACACCGGGAAAACGTTACGGTGTGTTTCCTGCTTTCGGTTTGGGATGGGCGGTATCTAATGAGCCGTTTTGGAATCCTTTTCGTAAATACGTTTCTTTCCTGAAGTTTCGTTATACAGACGGATGGGTAGGCAGCGACACGGCTACGGGCAGGCGTTTTATGTATCAGGGAGTGTTTAAAGGCTTGGATGGCACATTGTTTGGAACCAATTATAGCGGCGCAAGCGGTTACGGTGAAGAAAAATATGGTGTGAACGTTACTTGGTCAAAGTCTAGAAAACAAGACTTAGGTATTGACCTTAAGTTCTTAAACGATAATTTATCGTTTGTCATTGATCTATTTAAGGAACGCCGTGATAATATCTTTTTGCAACGCAGTACTATTCCTAGTTATGCGGGTTGGGTCGAAAATCCATACGCTAATTTGGGAGTTGTGGAAAATAAAGGTATCGAAGTGGCAATGGATTATACTCAACAGTTGGGTAAGAAGACCTTTCTTACCGTACGTGGCAACCTTACTTTCAATAAGGACAAGATTATCGAAAATGACCAACCTCCTGTAAATTATCAGTGGATGGAAACACGCGGCACGAATGTGAATGCCACATGGGGATTTATTTCTGACGGACTTTTCACTAACGAGGCAGAAATAGAAGATCATGCTACTCAATTCGGAACGCTGCACGTGGGAGACATTAAGTATCGAGACTTGAATGGGGATGGTGTGATAAATAATTACGATAAAACCGTGATTGGCCGTGGTGATGTACCTCGAATCTATTATGGATTCGGTGCCGACTTGCAAGTTGGAGACTTCTCCATCGGTGCTCTGTTTCAAGGAGTGACGCAAACAGATCGTTATTTGGATGGTATATCTATCAAGCCTTTCTGGGATGATGAAGGTCGGGACAATATATTCTCAAATATCACTGATCGTTGGAGCGCAGATGATCCTACTAATCAAGATGTATTCTATCCGCGCATATCTGTAGGTAGCGACTTGAATTCCAATAATGCACAGAAGAGCAGTTGGTGGATAAAGGATATGAGCTTCCTTCGTCTGAAACAATTGAATATTTCCTACAATCTGCCGAAAAAAATACTGGATCGCAGTTTTCTGAAGAGCGCAAGTATCTACCTGATGGGAACAAACCTACTCAC contains these protein-coding regions:
- a CDS encoding TonB-dependent receptor, which produces MNLFEMKRRHIRSLWMLLLLLTCSVAVRAQGNPVTGRVSDEKGELLIGVSILEKGTTNGVITDINGQYSLKLSTGNPILVVSYIGHKSQEIKVAKQRVIDIVLAEDVSALDEVVVVGYGNQRKVSVVGAQSALNMKDVKMPAGKLSSVISGRIAGVVAVQRSGEPGHDESDIWIRGISSLLGQSSRPLVLVDGVERSFNNIDPEDIESFTVLKDASATAVYGVRGANGVVIVKTKPGRVGKPQFSVDYYESFTRLTKKVDMADAYTYMDARNEAQMNANGTLKYSDAYIEATKKANGLLPNDNTRLYNPYLYPAIDWADQLFNDWGHNRRGNINIRGGVPNANYYVSLSYYGETGMTRNFKLENYNTQMKYDRYNFTSNLNLKPTSKTTIDLGFSGNMGQGHYPQTSTNALYAASMDVNPVMYPLLLPNGTVSGINSQQKFNPYGLLARGGYYDEFSSQLNSNIRVTQDLDFGGFSKGLSVSLMVAFDTYNSRKRQYNRNEPMYKFAGKTDENGLWIEDTLFDEETGDYLYSLLKEADGSLELQTPEHSSNRTVYTEGSLNYDRSFGAHRVGALLLYNQKVYWDLNAEDVIGGMPYKQRGFAGRATYSWNDRYFAEFNLGINGSENFTPGKRYGVFPAFGLGWAVSNEPFWNPFRKYVSFLKFRYTDGWVGSDTATGRRFMYQGVFKGLDGTLFGTNYSGASGYGEEKYGVNVTWSKSRKQDLGIDLKFLNDNLSFVIDLFKERRDNIFLQRSTIPSYAGWVENPYANLGVVENKGIEVAMDYTQQLGKKTFLTVRGNLTFNKDKIIENDQPPVNYQWMETRGTNVNATWGFISDGLFTNEAEIEDHATQFGTLHVGDIKYRDLNGDGVINNYDKTVIGRGDVPRIYYGFGADLQVGDFSIGALFQGVTQTDRYLDGISIKPFWDDEGRDNIFSNITDRWSADDPTNQDVFYPRISVGSDLNSNNAQKSSWWIKDMSFLRLKQLNISYNLPKKILDRSFLKSASIYLMGTNLLTFSKFKLWDPELNTSNGQAYPNVSSYSIGAKFSF